The window GTCAATGGTGGCGTATTTAAACGGAGCGACCGCTAAAATTACTCCCTGGTGATTCTGTCGGTCAGACATCAGGTCGAGCTTGGCCTTAGGGACATTGGCAATTACTAAGTGCCGACCCTTAGCTAACTGTAAAATGGCTTGAATCGTCCGATCCTCTTTACTAATTCCGGTTTGTAAAAATACTTTATTAATTTCCTGGTCGCGGTTGCGTAACGCCGCCACGACCGGATGCCGACCGATAATAAAATCGGTCTCTGTTTGTTTATTTGGCATACCGTACCCTTCCTGCTTCTACCTGTTCAATGCACCACTGGGATAACGTTTGGAGCCGTTCAGCTTGCCCACTCAAAGACAAGAAACCAAAGAGGGCTTCAAAACCGGTGGACACCCGGTACGTAATCACGCTGGTATTTTTGGCATGAGTGTAACTCTTCGCATTGCGACCCCGTTTGTAAAAATACCACTCTTCGTCCGTGAGCAGGTCGTCTTCTTCCATTAAAGCAATTAAACCGGCCTGCGCCTTAGCGGAAACATACCGGGTCGCTTTGTGTTGCAATTGGTTGGGGCGGGTTAAACCTTGGTCAATCAGGTGTCGTCTGATAAAAACTTCATACACGGCGTCGCCCAGGTATGCTAACGCAATCCCGTTTAACTGGCGGAAGGCTAAATTTTGTTCTGCATCATCCATTCTTATTGTTGTTCCCTTCTAAAGCGGGTTCCCTGCGGAGTGTCTTCCAACACAATCCCCTGTTCTTTGAGTTCGTCTCTGATTTCGTCACTGCGGACAAAGTCCTTGTCAGTCCGCGCTTGCTCACGTTCGGAAATCAGTTGTTCCACCTGCTCGTCATTAAGTTCTTCAGTAGCAAGCTCGATACCAAAGATGCCCGCGAGTTGTGCCAACCGACTGCTAATCGTCTGCAGTGTCTCCGCAAAGACCACCGGCCGTTCACTGTAAATGTTTCCCAACTTAGCCAGTTCGTAAACACTGGCAATTCCGTTTTGAACGTTAAAGTCGTCGTTCATGGCATCCTGAAAGTCAGCTTGGACCTGCCGCAC of the Fructilactobacillus cliffordii genome contains:
- a CDS encoding Mini-ribonuclease 3 — translated: MDDAEQNLAFRQLNGIALAYLGDAVYEVFIRRHLIDQGLTRPNQLQHKATRYVSAKAQAGLIALMEEDDLLTDEEWYFYKRGRNAKSYTHAKNTSVITYRVSTGFEALFGFLSLSGQAERLQTLSQWCIEQVEAGRVRYAK